A stretch of the uncultured Desulfobacter sp. genome encodes the following:
- a CDS encoding DUF2807 domain-containing protein, which produces MKAMKILIILLFLGISMPVWAFNTETEIQINSTNWVNTGCLEGNGVLKKEKKKLESFNKIRINGVFNVTIVQQAMPFFEMSADANLFSRIQIRVIKNQLQIDSTGSLCPKLPIKINIGLPELKEVQGLGADDITISNLTNEHFTVNMDGSCDISITGSTKIFTVTMTGAGDLNAFRFKADKISILSSGAGDCEVFATKLLKAHIDGAGDITFQGHPEKVIVSGDGVGDVMQGD; this is translated from the coding sequence ATGAAAGCGATGAAAATACTGATTATTCTTTTGTTTCTTGGTATTAGTATGCCGGTATGGGCCTTTAATACAGAGACAGAGATTCAGATAAACAGTACCAATTGGGTCAACACAGGTTGTCTTGAGGGAAACGGAGTCCTGAAAAAAGAAAAAAAGAAACTGGAGTCTTTCAACAAAATTCGTATCAATGGCGTTTTCAATGTTACGATCGTACAGCAGGCCATGCCCTTTTTTGAAATGTCCGCAGACGCAAACCTTTTCTCAAGAATTCAGATCCGTGTCATCAAAAATCAGCTTCAGATTGATTCCACGGGATCCCTCTGTCCTAAGCTGCCCATCAAAATAAATATCGGCCTGCCCGAGTTAAAGGAAGTTCAAGGATTAGGCGCTGACGATATCACGATTTCAAATTTAACCAACGAACACTTTACGGTCAATATGGATGGAAGCTGTGACATCAGCATAACAGGAAGCACCAAGATATTTACAGTCACAATGACAGGCGCAGGAGATCTTAATGCCTTTCGATTTAAGGCTGATAAGATTTCAATTCTGTCTTCAGGTGCAGGGGACTGCGAAGTATTTGCAACCAAATTACTGAAGGCCCATATAGATGGGGCTGGAGATATCACGTTCCAAGGGCACCCTGAAAAAGTAATTGTAAGCGGAGACGGGGTTGGGGACGTGATGCAGGGGGATTAA
- a CDS encoding ABC transporter permease subunit: protein MPLLNPATKEQFKRFRSVKRGFWSLVIILVLMFISFFAEVFINSRALLVCFQGEFYFPTYIDMIPGKTFGLGYSYETNYRELKQKLDREGGTGFVIMPPVPYNPYENDLRLNEYPPFPPSFSLRHFLGTDNVGRDVLARLVYGFRTAILFSVGLLFLNYTVGISLGCAMGYFGGKFDLFFQRVIEIWSNIPFLYVIIIVSSIVVPNFMILILIMAFFGWISITWVMRTMTYREKEREYILAVRSLGASHMRIIFRHIIPNTISVIVTYAPFAISGGIVALTSLDYLGFGLPAPTPSWGELLSQGWQNMEAWWISAAVVSALVVTLMTVTFIGEGIREAFDPRRHTVYE from the coding sequence ATGCCATTATTGAACCCGGCGACAAAAGAACAGTTCAAGCGCTTTCGCAGTGTCAAACGAGGCTTCTGGTCTCTTGTGATCATTTTGGTCCTGATGTTTATCTCCTTTTTTGCCGAAGTGTTTATTAATTCCAGGGCGCTTCTTGTCTGTTTCCAGGGCGAGTTTTATTTTCCAACCTACATCGATATGATACCGGGAAAAACTTTTGGCCTGGGGTATTCATATGAGACCAATTACCGGGAGCTGAAACAAAAATTGGACAGGGAAGGGGGCACAGGTTTTGTGATTATGCCGCCGGTGCCCTATAATCCTTATGAAAACGATCTGCGCCTCAATGAATACCCGCCGTTTCCGCCCTCATTTTCCCTTCGTCATTTTCTGGGTACGGACAACGTTGGGCGGGATGTGCTGGCCCGCCTTGTGTACGGGTTTCGCACGGCCATTCTTTTTTCCGTAGGACTGCTGTTTCTTAACTATACCGTGGGGATATCCCTGGGGTGTGCCATGGGGTATTTTGGCGGAAAATTTGATCTGTTTTTTCAGCGGGTCATTGAGATCTGGAGCAATATTCCGTTTTTGTATGTCATTATTATAGTCTCTTCCATTGTGGTGCCCAATTTTATGATCCTGATACTGATCATGGCTTTTTTCGGCTGGATATCCATTACCTGGGTCATGCGCACCATGACATACCGGGAAAAAGAACGCGAATATATTCTCGCGGTCCGGTCTTTGGGGGCTTCGCACATGCGGATCATTTTCAGGCACATTATACCCAACACCATTTCCGTAATCGTCACCTATGCACCTTTTGCTATTTCCGGCGGCATTGTAGCCTTAACCTCCCTGGACTATTTAGGGTTTGGCCTGCCTGCACCCACCCCCTCCTGGGGAGAGCTTTTATCCCAGGGCTGGCAGAACATGGAAGCCTGGTGGATTTCCGCTGCTGTGGTGTCAGCCCTTGTGGTGACACTGATGACCGTTACATTCATCGGCGAGGGCATCAGGGAAGCCTTTGATCCACGACGTCATACTGTGTATGAATAG